Below is a window of Pseudodesulfovibrio sp. 5S69 DNA.
CTTGAGCGCCAGGTCGATGTCCCCCTCGGGACCGAGCAGGATGACGGCCTTGGAGCCGCCCTCGGGGATGTCCTTGTTCTTGAACTGCTGGGCGCGGGCCAGCTTGGTGACCTCGTCGAGCAGCCGGTTGGACTCGACCTCGAACTGTTCCTGGCTCCAGGTCCGGACCACGCGCACGCCGCCGCGCGCCATGTCGCGGTAGCGCACCTGGAAGGCCCAGCTATACGGGCCGTGGAAGCAGTACAGCCCGAAGGGCCGCTCCCTGCGCGGCAGCGGGGCCAGGATGAGCGGGTCGAGGCGGAAGCTCAATCCGAGCTTGTGCTCCAGGTAGTAGTTGGTCCGCAGGGTGTAGCGGAAGAACTTGTAGATGTAGGTCAGGATGTCGCGGTGGATGGCGTTGTCCACGTCCCGTATGGCCGCGCGGACGCGGTCGCGCTGGTCGCGAACGGCCCTGGCCCGGTCGCCCGCGAACGCCGGATTGAAGCGGATGTCGAAGTACTCCATGAGCATCCCGGCCACGTCCCTGTGCTTGAGGATGGCGTAGACGATGCGCGAGGAGGTGTAGGCGTGCAGATCCTTGCGGATGAGGAACTGGTGGGCGAATTCGCCCGCGGCCTGCATGAGCATGACCTGGCCGAGCTCCCAGCCGTCCTCGTAGGCCAGGGCGTCCAGGCCGTGCGGCGCGAACCACTTGCACATCTCGAGCTGGCGCTTGAGCTTCCGCCACGGTTCACCGCCCTCGTCCAGGTTCACGCGCTTTTGGTCGAGGTAGAAGCTCATGATGGAAATGGCGGGCAGTCCGGGCCGCTCGAACTCGTCGGCATAGGCCCGGTCCACGGGAATGCCCGCCCGGGCGATGACGTTGACCACCGTGTGCAGCACCCCCTTTTTCGGCGGCTGGGCCATGGCGATGCCGATACGGTCGAAGCCGGGATGGACGTCCTTTTCGAGCTGCACCTGGACCCGCTCCACGTTCTCCACACAGCCGCAGGTCTTGAAGTGGCGTATGGCCCGGGCGGGCTCGAACTTCTCCATGTAATCTTCGCTGATCCAGCCGAGGAACTGCTCGAACCCGTTCAGGTCGCCGGGGTCGAGGTGCATCTCTCCGGCACGGGCCTTTTCCAGGACCTCCTTCACGCCCGCGTTGTCCGCCGCGCACAGCGGCTGCGGGCCGATGACGAAGGTGTCCAGGCGGATGGTGTCGTCCCGGCTGGAATAGATGCGCGCGTGCTGGATGTCCTTGTCGCGGTACTGCTTGAGCACCCAGCCCAGGGTGTCCATATCCCCGCTCGGGGAGATGTGCGTCACCCTGGCCCCGCACGGGCTGTGCAGGGCGATGGACTGTTTCTCCTCGCGGACCATGCCGGAGATGAGGGCCATCAGGTGCTTGATCTGCTCGTCTTCGCCGTGGGTCTGGAAATAGTATTCGGGCATGTCGCCGTAAAACCACGGAACCAGTTTGGCCGCCGATTCATCCAGGGTCTCGAGAAGCTTTTTCCGAATCTTTGCCGGGTCAACAGACATATTTCCGTCCATCATGCATCTCCCTTCCGTTTGGGTAACTTTTCCACGTGTCTCTCTTGTGCATGGGCGAAGCCATCGCGTCAACCCCATAACCCGGCCGTCCGATGGTGCCAACACATTATAAATGTCTTACTTATCAATCTAATGGCGTGGACATAAAATGTGCGACAGCGTATGCAGACGGGTATGGGTACCCAGGAAAGAACATCCGATAAGGGAGTAGGGATATGAGTAAGAGCGCCATCGATACCGGAATCCTTCTGGAGACGGGAACCAACGAGCTCGAAATACTCGAGTTCTATATCAACGAGATCCGCGAGGAAGGAAAGGACCCGGTTCCCAATTTCTTCGGCATCAACGTGGCCAAGGTCATGCAGGTCATCGAGACCCCCAACCTCGAACCGCCCGAATCGGCCCCCCACCCCTCGTTCATGGGGACCATCCCCCTGCGCGACCTCATCCTCCCGGTCCTCGACCTGTCCGTCTGGCTGGAGCTGAACATGCCCAAGACCGAGCGGGACATCGTCATCGTCACCGAATTCAGCAAGTCCGTGACCGGATTCCTGGTCTCGGGCGTGACCGAGATCCACCGCGTGGGCTGGGAGAAAGTCATCCCGCCGTCGAGCATCATCTCCACCAACACCGACGCCATCATCGGCCTCATCGACAAGGGCGAATACTTCGTCCAGCTCCTGGACCTGGAGACGATCCTGTCCCAGTTCGAGCCCGACGACGGCGTGGAGATGGCCGTGTCCGAAAACGAGTACAAGGTCCTCGTGGCCGACGACTCGGCCACCATCCGGGCCATGATCAAGGCCAATCTGACCGAGGCCAACTTCCAGCCGATCATCACCAACAACGGCGACGAGGCCCTGCGTACCATCCTGGATCTCAAGGCCAGGGCCGAGGCCGAGGGCAAGGACATCACCGAATACGTGGACCTGGTCATTTCCGACATCGAGATGCCGCTCATGGACGGATTCAGCCTGACCAAGAACATCAAGCAGGATCCGGTCTTGCGCAACCTCCCCGTTATACTGTACTCTTCCATCATCACGAACGAACTGCGGCACAAGGGCGAGTCGGTGGGCGCGGACATGCAGATATCCAAGCCCGACCTGCACACCATACCGCAAGTGGCGCTCGAACTCATCGAAGGTGGTGCGGATTGATACAGCGAGGCGACCAAGTCCTCGAAATCTTTCTCGAAGAGACAGCGGATCGGCTCGATGCCATCGAGTCGGGTCTGTTGCATTTGGAGAGTTGCGGCGAAGACTGCGACCCCGAGATCATCAATTCCATCTTCCGCGACGCCCATTCGGTCAAGGCGGGCTCCAACCTGCTCAAGCTGAAAACCATCGAGGATCTGGCCCACAAGCTCGAAAACGTCCTCGAAATGATCCGCAAGAAGCAGATCGCCCCCTCGGAGATTATCGTCACCGCCTGCCTCGAATCCGTGGACAAGCTCCGCGAGCTGATCGAAAACATCGAGCGCAGCGACACCATCTCCACCCGGCTGCACACGCACATGCTCGAAGTGGCCGTCCAGAAGACCCTGCAAGGGGAATAACGACACCGAACGAAAAGCGGCCGCGCCCCAAGGGGCGCGGCCGCTTTATTTCATGGTGCCGGCGACTAGTTTTCCAGGGTCGCAAGGAGCTCCTGGGCCTCGCTCATGCGCGAGAAGGAGGTATTCTTGAAGACCTCGCTCTCCACGGCCTTGACGAACTCGTCGTAGGTCAGGATCCGGAAGTCCAGCATCATCCCCTTGATCTTGAAATACATCTCCAGAAAGGAGAAGACCGGCTCGTCGATCAGCGTCCTGGCCAGGTCCCGCCCGTTATTCAGGGTGGTGTACGGCTTGTTCATCCCGCCCAGGTAGAACATGTCCAGGCCAGACTTTCCGTCCGTAACCACCCCGAGCAGGTTGAAGGTCTGGAGGCGGGCCGCGAATTCCTCCGTCATGTTCGGCATCTCCATGAGGTCCTTTTTGGGGAACATGCCCACGAAGACCATCTGCCCGCCCTCCTCGGCCATGGTGTGCCGAAAGACGTGCTCATCCCGGTTCTTCCGGGCGGCCTTGACGGTTTCGTAGAGGTCGAGGGCAAAGGCGAGTTTCAATTCCTGTGCGACTTTTTCGTCCATGTGGTTCTCCGTTAGATGATTCCGTGCAACGGGCCGCCCTTGGCGCCCAGTTCGTCCACCCGCTTTTCCACCTCGGGGTCGTCCTCAAGCGGCGGCGCGTGGTAGGTCTTCAGTCTGGCGTCCACGACCAGGGCCTTGTCCGCGCCCCAGTGCTTGGCGTGGGTGAACGCGCCCGCGCCGTAGATGTCCGTGGCCGGATCGGAGCGGGTGAAGGTCACCCACAGAAAGTTGTCCCAGTCTTGGGCCGTGAAACGCGCGTCGTCGGCCACCACGATCAGGGGAAAGCCCTCGATGCCCGGAACCTTGGCCAACATCGCGCCCAGCCGCTCCAGGGCCGGGTCCTGCTGGTCCCGCTTGCGGCGGTGCTTGGGGCCCTTGACGACCAGAATTCCCGGCGCGAAGACCCTCGGATCGCGGAAGCCGCGCGGCAGGTCGAGCCCGGCCGGGACCTCGGCGGCCAGTTCGCGCTTGCGGTTCCCGGCCACGGCCAGGACCAGCTTGGAGCCCTGGTTCAGGCTGATGCCCGAGTAATCCAGGGTGTCGATGGTGGTCCGGGTGATGAAATGCAGGTCGCGGGTCAGGTCCGCCCGCTCCAGCAGATGGCGGAAAAACGCGGGCACATCGTGGCAGCCCACCCCCTGCGGCAGGTCCTCGCGGGCCGCGATGAGCACGTATTTGGACAGCGAGGTCTGGGTGTTGCCGAGCAGGGCCATGGCATTGGTCAACAGTTCCTGGGGCTGGCGCTCGGCCGCGTACGGCACGTAGCGCTCGCTGCCCACGGCCAGGAGCAGCGGGTGCACCCCGGCCGCGTCCACGGCGTGAACCTCGTGCACACCCGCGAAGACCGACGGCACCAGTTCGGCGGTCAGTTCGTGGACGAACTGGCCGAAGAGCGTGTCCTCCTGCGGCGGACGCCCCACCGTGGTGAACGGCCAGACCGCGTCGTCGCGGTGATAGACCTTGTCCACCCTGAGAACCGGAAAATCGTGGGCCAGGCTGTAATAGCCCAGGTGGTCGCCGAAGGGCCCCTCGGGCTTCTCCCCGCCCCGGACCACGGTGCCGCAGATGCAGAAGTCCGCCTCGGCCGAGATGGGCAGCCCGCCGGGCCGCACGACCATGGGGATGCGGTGCCCGCCCAGCGCGCCGGCGAAAAAGATTTCGGCCAGCCCCTCGGGCAGGGGCATCATGGCGGCCAGGGTCATGGACGGCGCGCCGCCCACCGCGATGTTGACCTTGAGCGGCTCGCCCCGGCGCAGGGCCTCGGCATGATGGTGGCCGATGCCCCGGTGGATCTGGTAGTGCAGCCCCACCTCCCGGTCGCGGACGTAGTCGTTGCCCGACAACTGGACGCGGTACATGCCCAGGTTGGACCCGGCGAAGCCCGGCGCGGCCGGGTCCTCGGTGTAGACCTGGGGCAGGGTCACGTAGGGGCCGCCGTCCATGGGCCAGGACTGGAGCTGCGGCAGGCTGGACACCACGGTCTCGTTGGCCATGACCGGCCCGTCCGAGACCTTTTTGGGCAGGGTGTGCCAGGCCGTCCTGGGCGCGCCGAGATACTGCCACGGACGGCGCAGGAACTCCATGGGGTCGAGCTTCAGCTTCATCAGCCGCTCCACCGTCTCCACGGTGTCGCGAAAGAGGAAGCGCATGCGCTCCCGCGTGCCGTAGAGGTTGGCGGCCATGGGGAACCGGCAGCCCCGGACGTTGCCAAAGAGCAGGGCCGGCCCCTTGGCCCGGAAGACCCTGCGCTGGATGGCGCCGATCTCGAGCTTCGCGTCCACGCACTTGTCGATGCGGACGAGGTCTCCCCGTGCCTCGAGGGCCTCGAGGCATTCACGCGTATTCCTGTATCCCATTGCGGTTCCCGTTTGTTGACTTGTGGCGAGCCAATCTAGACGGAAAAGACGGAAAAGTTAAGCGGAGAATCGAGCAGCGCGGGAACCTCGGAGCGGGAGCCGCCGTGGGCTAGTTCGTGGCCGAGGGCGGTTCCCAGACGCAGGCGTACCGCTCGGGCGACGCTTGGCTGTAGCCCGACAGCAAATCCTCGTCCAACGGCTTCATCCAGCGCGAAGCGAGGTTGCGGCAGGTGTTGCAGAACTCCTCGGGGTAGTTGCACACCAGGCAATAGGGTTGATAGTCGTCGCAGCTCGCGGCGTTCCAGGGGCGTTGGTGCCCGAGAATGCACTTCTTGTGGTGGAAGACGCATTCCTGGCAGTTGTTTGACATCGTTAACATTTTACGCATTGTTCAGTCCTCCGAACCGGGTATGATCTCAGTATTGCCTGTAAGCACGGCGGGCGCTTTTTTTGTATTATAATCTGGCTGCCCCTTCCCGATTCTTCACGCGCCGGACACGTGCCCGCTTCCAAGCCGCCGGAATCGTGAAACTCTGTCGCAACCCGATTCCCGGTCTTGTCATTTACCGCGCATCTGCTAATCTCCGCGAGACCAAAACCGTGTTCGGAGGATACCGATGCCGCTCATTCAATGGGACGAGACCATGTCCGTGGGCATGGACGAGCTGGACGACCAGCACAGGGAACTCATCGACCTGATCAACGAGACCTATGCGGCCATCCAGCGCCACGACGAACCGCTCATGACCTCGCTCATCGACAAGATGCGGGACTACTCAGTGGTCCACTTTCGGGCCGAGGAAGCGATCCTGCGCAGTTGCGACTATCCCGGCAGCGACGTCCACGCGGGCCAGCACCGCGCGTTCGAGGACAAGGTGGCCGACTTCCGGCGCGACATGTTCGTCAAGACCAACCTTTCCCAGGTCTTCATCTTCCTCAGCCGCTGGCTGACCAACCACATCATGCACGAGGACCGCAAGTTCATCCTCTGGCTCCCGGAAACGGACGACAAGGGGGCCTAGCGCAAAAAAGAAAAAGCCCCCGCACATGTGCGGGGGCTTTTTCTTTTTTCATGGTGGGCTATGCAGGATTCGAACCT
It encodes the following:
- a CDS encoding NAD-glutamate dehydrogenase domain-containing protein, with translation MSVDPAKIRKKLLETLDESAAKLVPWFYGDMPEYYFQTHGEDEQIKHLMALISGMVREEKQSIALHSPCGARVTHISPSGDMDTLGWVLKQYRDKDIQHARIYSSRDDTIRLDTFVIGPQPLCAADNAGVKEVLEKARAGEMHLDPGDLNGFEQFLGWISEDYMEKFEPARAIRHFKTCGCVENVERVQVQLEKDVHPGFDRIGIAMAQPPKKGVLHTVVNVIARAGIPVDRAYADEFERPGLPAISIMSFYLDQKRVNLDEGGEPWRKLKRQLEMCKWFAPHGLDALAYEDGWELGQVMLMQAAGEFAHQFLIRKDLHAYTSSRIVYAILKHRDVAGMLMEYFDIRFNPAFAGDRARAVRDQRDRVRAAIRDVDNAIHRDILTYIYKFFRYTLRTNYYLEHKLGLSFRLDPLILAPLPRRERPFGLYCFHGPYSWAFQVRYRDMARGGVRVVRTWSQEQFEVESNRLLDEVTKLARAQQFKNKDIPEGGSKAVILLGPEGDIDLALKSMVDSFLDLLVVPEGAEGFVQPGIVDYLNREEIIFLGPDENITPAHIQWMADRAARRGYKWPSAFMSSKPGAGIAHKQYGVTSEGVIVFAEELLHTLGIDPRNQPFTVKLTGGPAGDVASNVMRILMREYGDNARILAMSDGHGAVYDPDGMDHAELLRLMDNDLRTSDFNRDRLKGEGAFAVTAAEPQGIRIRNALHNTVVADIFIPSGGRPDTVNMTNWKEFLQKDGTPSARGIVEGANIFISTDARVMLEKAGVPVVPGPSANKTGVICSSYEILAGLILSEEEFLGIKQDYIAQLLDILRLRARSEARLLMHEYKLSGGRRTITQLSYALSESINTLADHVDAVLTESVDRVADDPELVEVLLSYCPDVLVEKYRDRIVNDLPRPHQLALLASFISARMLYQEGLGWADRLVSLRDVREVVFGYLAQEKVVAGLMAEVRGAGLPHAELIDRILDFSGRKLLTLDRLGLG
- a CDS encoding chemotaxis protein — protein: MSKSAIDTGILLETGTNELEILEFYINEIREEGKDPVPNFFGINVAKVMQVIETPNLEPPESAPHPSFMGTIPLRDLILPVLDLSVWLELNMPKTERDIVIVTEFSKSVTGFLVSGVTEIHRVGWEKVIPPSSIISTNTDAIIGLIDKGEYFVQLLDLETILSQFEPDDGVEMAVSENEYKVLVADDSATIRAMIKANLTEANFQPIITNNGDEALRTILDLKARAEAEGKDITEYVDLVISDIEMPLMDGFSLTKNIKQDPVLRNLPVILYSSIITNELRHKGESVGADMQISKPDLHTIPQVALELIEGGAD
- a CDS encoding Hpt domain-containing protein, giving the protein MIQRGDQVLEIFLEETADRLDAIESGLLHLESCGEDCDPEIINSIFRDAHSVKAGSNLLKLKTIEDLAHKLENVLEMIRKKQIAPSEIIVTACLESVDKLRELIENIERSDTISTRLHTHMLEVAVQKTLQGE
- a CDS encoding UbiD family decarboxylase — protein: MGYRNTRECLEALEARGDLVRIDKCVDAKLEIGAIQRRVFRAKGPALLFGNVRGCRFPMAANLYGTRERMRFLFRDTVETVERLMKLKLDPMEFLRRPWQYLGAPRTAWHTLPKKVSDGPVMANETVVSSLPQLQSWPMDGGPYVTLPQVYTEDPAAPGFAGSNLGMYRVQLSGNDYVRDREVGLHYQIHRGIGHHHAEALRRGEPLKVNIAVGGAPSMTLAAMMPLPEGLAEIFFAGALGGHRIPMVVRPGGLPISAEADFCICGTVVRGGEKPEGPFGDHLGYYSLAHDFPVLRVDKVYHRDDAVWPFTTVGRPPQEDTLFGQFVHELTAELVPSVFAGVHEVHAVDAAGVHPLLLAVGSERYVPYAAERQPQELLTNAMALLGNTQTSLSKYVLIAAREDLPQGVGCHDVPAFFRHLLERADLTRDLHFITRTTIDTLDYSGISLNQGSKLVLAVAGNRKRELAAEVPAGLDLPRGFRDPRVFAPGILVVKGPKHRRKRDQQDPALERLGAMLAKVPGIEGFPLIVVADDARFTAQDWDNFLWVTFTRSDPATDIYGAGAFTHAKHWGADKALVVDARLKTYHAPPLEDDPEVEKRVDELGAKGGPLHGII
- a CDS encoding bacteriohemerythrin — translated: MPLIQWDETMSVGMDELDDQHRELIDLINETYAAIQRHDEPLMTSLIDKMRDYSVVHFRAEEAILRSCDYPGSDVHAGQHRAFEDKVADFRRDMFVKTNLSQVFIFLSRWLTNHIMHEDRKFILWLPETDDKGA